A region of Microcoleus sp. bin38.metabat.b11b12b14.051 DNA encodes the following proteins:
- a CDS encoding hybrid sensor histidine kinase/response regulator translates to MNDDDLNELIDAFTAETQEFLQSMETHLLAMEAADLKERQAAVKEMFRAAHSIKGAGSMLGFQNVSAAAHTLEDCFVILRDRTDLSALEPVTVTVLLQGVDILKKISAEAIVHSDVNTPDQTANLEAIAQIQAEFEAKYGKPGPPPVPAASRSAAPETLKLIFEHELPPIFNRLETELSQASEADLAKSITALNQVYYQLSGLAGMLQLPDFGKVAEPLRDLIDSPDLTLQRLQSEGWAIAQNLQTARQQLLDGRAIELPQISPPPAENPPETSETSEILDSPSPRLPLPPTPLLPLSPTPPLPNPQRPTIRVDLERLTELVNLVGELVINRTNLELQESELRGEVKRIRRSIVDLNQFGGQLREEYDRLSFADWKGGNGNSGLAKLPGSETEFPLMAIDKSSIAHEHFDILEMDRYTEFHSTAAEVIETAEAISQSATKLDTLAMKFERSTDQLRRITEQLRSRVMQLRVVSFSRAVDHLPRALRDMCLTYDKDVNLLLVGRDTKIDESLLDALRDPLVHLVRNAFDHGIEMPEIRQANGKPASGQIEIEARHQGGQTIITIADDGKGIDPEIIRRKIVKKGLATEEQAQEFSIAELYDFLFWPGFSTAEEVSDLSGRGVGLDVVRTNLRTVRGTVKVDSRLGKGTSFIIKLPLLLSITEALMVKTDRNKIAVPLDAVEEILHVKASEVHTAGNQPMLWWRDEFIRLVRLQDLLEYSVVGPDGPSPDPLTQDHIPVLVLASTEGMLAVAVERLIGQQEIVVKPLPPPLSKPRGVLGSTILGDGKVVTILDVDDLVGQPLSNSSIAPASGKTPPMAPTSSQSPQILVVDDSYTIRQLLSLMLTRARYRVVQAKDGLDALEKLQNGLDCSLAIVDIEMPRMDGFELLRSMRSTQRFAKIPVAMLTSRSGEKHRQMAMELGANQYFTKPYSEAQLLEAIPKLIKH, encoded by the coding sequence ATGAATGACGATGATTTAAACGAATTAATAGATGCTTTTACCGCAGAAACTCAAGAGTTTCTCCAATCAATGGAAACTCACCTGCTGGCGATGGAAGCTGCTGATTTAAAAGAGCGACAAGCGGCGGTAAAAGAAATGTTTCGGGCGGCGCATTCGATTAAAGGTGCGGGTTCGATGTTGGGCTTTCAAAACGTGTCGGCGGCCGCTCACACGCTGGAGGACTGTTTTGTCATTTTGCGCGATCGCACGGACTTGTCGGCCCTGGAACCGGTCACTGTAACTGTTTTGCTGCAAGGGGTGGACATTCTCAAAAAGATTTCGGCCGAAGCAATCGTGCACTCGGATGTCAACACTCCAGATCAAACCGCAAACTTGGAGGCGATCGCCCAAATTCAGGCCGAGTTCGAGGCAAAATACGGCAAGCCGGGGCCGCCACCAGTCCCCGCAGCCAGTCGATCGGCAGCCCCGGAAACCCTGAAACTGATTTTTGAACACGAATTGCCGCCAATCTTCAATCGCCTAGAAACCGAACTTTCCCAAGCTTCCGAGGCAGATTTAGCAAAAAGCATCACCGCCCTCAACCAGGTTTATTACCAACTCTCCGGCTTGGCTGGAATGCTGCAATTGCCGGATTTTGGGAAAGTCGCTGAACCCCTCAGAGATTTAATCGACTCTCCCGATTTGACTTTACAGCGGTTGCAGTCCGAGGGTTGGGCGATCGCCCAAAACTTGCAAACCGCACGCCAACAGCTATTAGACGGAAGGGCGATCGAACTTCCCCAAATCTCCCCCCCACCCGCCGAAAACCCACCAGAAACATCCGAAACATCCGAAATCCTCGACTCCCCCTCTCCCCGACTCCCCCTCCCCCCCACTCCCCTACTCCCCCTCTCTCCCACTCCCCCTCTCCCCAACCCACAAAGGCCGACAATCCGCGTAGACTTAGAACGGTTAACAGAATTGGTGAATCTAGTCGGAGAATTAGTCATCAACCGTACAAATTTGGAACTGCAAGAATCCGAATTGCGCGGCGAAGTCAAACGCATCCGCCGCAGTATCGTAGATTTGAACCAATTCGGCGGCCAGTTGCGGGAAGAATACGACAGACTGAGTTTTGCAGACTGGAAAGGAGGAAACGGTAATTCCGGATTGGCAAAACTTCCAGGATCTGAAACAGAATTTCCACTGATGGCGATCGACAAATCCTCGATCGCCCACGAGCACTTCGACATCTTAGAGATGGATCGTTATACAGAGTTCCACTCCACCGCCGCAGAAGTCATCGAAACCGCCGAAGCAATTTCCCAATCCGCCACCAAATTAGACACCTTAGCGATGAAATTCGAGCGCAGTACCGACCAACTGCGCCGCATCACCGAACAACTCCGCAGCCGCGTCATGCAGTTGCGAGTCGTCAGTTTCAGCCGCGCCGTCGATCACCTACCCAGAGCGCTCCGGGATATGTGCCTCACTTACGATAAAGATGTCAACCTGTTGCTAGTAGGAAGGGATACTAAAATTGACGAAAGCTTGCTCGACGCCTTGCGCGACCCCTTAGTACACTTAGTGAGAAACGCCTTCGATCACGGCATCGAAATGCCCGAAATTCGGCAAGCGAACGGCAAGCCCGCCAGCGGTCAAATTGAAATCGAAGCCCGCCATCAAGGCGGCCAAACTATCATTACCATCGCCGATGACGGCAAGGGTATCGACCCGGAAATCATTCGCCGCAAAATAGTTAAAAAGGGTTTAGCCACGGAAGAACAAGCTCAAGAATTTTCCATTGCCGAACTCTACGATTTTTTATTTTGGCCTGGTTTCAGCACTGCTGAGGAAGTAAGTGATCTTTCCGGGCGGGGAGTCGGGCTCGACGTGGTGCGAACAAATTTGCGGACTGTGCGGGGCACTGTGAAGGTGGACTCTCGCCTGGGAAAAGGTACGAGTTTTATCATCAAACTGCCATTGTTGCTATCTATTACTGAGGCTTTGATGGTAAAGACCGATCGCAATAAAATAGCAGTACCGCTGGATGCAGTCGAGGAAATTCTGCACGTCAAAGCCTCCGAAGTTCACACCGCCGGCAATCAGCCGATGCTGTGGTGGCGGGATGAATTTATTCGTTTGGTGCGGCTGCAAGATTTGCTCGAATACAGCGTCGTCGGGCCCGATGGCCCCTCTCCAGACCCCTTGACGCAAGATCACATTCCCGTCTTAGTTTTGGCTTCTACCGAAGGAATGCTGGCGGTGGCTGTCGAACGCCTCATCGGCCAGCAGGAAATTGTGGTTAAACCTTTGCCACCTCCTCTATCCAAGCCTCGCGGGGTTTTGGGGAGTACGATTTTGGGTGACGGTAAAGTTGTAACTATTTTGGATGTGGATGATTTGGTGGGTCAACCTTTATCAAATAGTTCGATCGCCCCTGCGTCGGGTAAAACGCCACCAATGGCGCCGACTTCGAGTCAGTCGCCCCAGATTTTGGTAGTGGACGATTCCTATACAATTCGACAGTTGTTGTCTCTGATGCTGACTCGCGCCCGTTACCGGGTGGTGCAGGCTAAAGACGGTTTGGATGCCCTGGAAAAGCTGCAAAATGGTCTTGATTGCAGTTTAGCGATTGTGGATATTGAAATGCCCCGGATGGATGGATTTGAATTATTGCGCTCTATGCGATCGACCCAGCGCTTTGCTAAAATTCCCGTAGCCATGCTGACATCTCGCAGCGGCGAAAAACATCGGCAAATGGCAATGGAATTAGGCGCTAATCAATATTTTACGAAACCTTACAGTGAAGCCCAACTTTTAGAAGCAATCCCCAAATTAATCAAACATTAA